The following nucleotide sequence is from Zea mays cultivar B73 chromosome 1, Zm-B73-REFERENCE-NAM-5.0, whole genome shotgun sequence.
GGTACATAGAAGGGGCTGAAAGCCTCAAAACCTTCGTCGCCGTATAGAGCACCTCGTTCAGCAAGGCGCAACCTGCTCGCCATTCGAAGGAATACAGCACAGAACCCTGGCTGGAATGTCGAAGAATTTACCAATTATTTTCACTAAAGATCCACTTATAAGCACAATAACCGACAGCATCAATCACAGTGCCGCCTCATTTATTAATAAGCAATTTAATTTAAGCAAACCACGCACGGTCAAGGTTGTTGTTCATTGGCACTGGGCACCAAGCAAGCAAGCAAACACATACATACTCTGATCCAAACCAAAATGTTTTTTGAGAAACGAAGGCGCTCGGTCCGTGACAAGAGCTCATGTTCTTCTCTCATTACAGCACAAGATGCGATCGAGGAGGAAACAGCAAACACTCTTCCAGATCTCACAGCAGCTGCTCCCGGAACACCCTCAGTACGTCCGCGAACGTGACGATGCCAGCAAGGCGGCAGTCGCTGTCCTCGTCGAGGACCCACACGTAGCTCACCCTGTGCGCGAGGGCCTGCACCATGACGGCCACCAGCGAGCTCGCGGGGCTGCACACCACCGGCTCCTCGGCTGACCGCCGCCCGTAGCTCCCCGACGACGGGCGCCTCAGCTGCGTCCGGCCTGCCTCTTCGTCGGACGACGAGGACGCGGAGGAGAACGACGATAGCGTCTCGTCCTCAACCAGCGCCAGCATGGCGTCGAGGCCCTTGTCCTTCAGCCCGGCCTTGATGGCGCGCGAGATGTGCTCGGGCGGGGACCCGAAGTAGTCGACGTAGGCCATGAGGTCCGCCGCCGAGAGCGTGGCGATGGCCGCGGCCGCCGTCTCGTCGCAGGCCGCGAGGAGGGCGGGGGAGATCTCGCCGAGCAGGTGGCCGTCTTCGGTGACCACGGCGACCGCCGTCTCCGTGGCGACGGCGCGGCGGATGAGGGGCACGGCCGACAGGGCCGCCTCGCCGGGGCGCACCGACAGGAAGTCGGTGCGCACGAGCCCGAGCGAGGACACGGAGCGCGCGGCCACATGGTAGAAGAGGCCGATGGAGTTGAGGAAGTAGCGCACGAGGTCCTCCTGCGTGAGCCAGCagaagtcgccggcggcggcggagcctccgccgccgccgagctgcttCTTGCGCCAGCCAGCGCGTAGCGGGACGGCGAGCACCTGCGCCCCGCTCAGAACCGCATCAAGCGCCTCCAAGATACTGCAGAAAGAAGAGAAACCCGCACACTGGTCAGCTCAAGACGAACCGAATCTATGCCTGCCTTGTGATTAAAAATAGGCAAGACGCGAGAGATGGAGATAGGATCCCAAAAGAATACCCACTATTTTCAAGAAAGATTCGAATAAGACGCACAATTTTTCCAACCACAAGCCAAGATCCTCTTTTCATTCCAAGATTACATCAAGTGGCGCCGTTTTCCAGCCACGAgcagaccccccccccccccccccccccccccccaaaaaaaaaatCCCAAATTTATTAGTTGGGTGGGAGCAACTAATCCAGCTAATCCTATCAAGCATCTCGCAAGGAGACAGCAGTGCATGGCTGCATGCGACAATCTCCGGGAAGACTGTCTCCAGTGAGTCGGATGAGCTGGACCTGAATGCGCGGTTTTTTTCTTCACCGGCTCACCGCCACATGAGTACTGTACATATTCCAACCAGGAAAGCAGACATCAAACTCTCCAAGTAACTGTGATGAGGATGAACGCTCGTCTGTCTTGGACTTGGACGTTGGACCTAGCCCGCACATCGTTTTTTTTCGATAAACATATTTTTCGCAGCTTTTATAAGGATTTGACCAAAATCGTGTTTCCTCGCGACGAACCTTAGGAAACTTCCAGTTCCAGACTTCCAGTCACGCGTCGTTTGCACAGACCCAGGAgagaggaagagggagaggggcTGAGCTTTACCTCGAGCGGGGATCGACGCGGCGGACCTCTCCAGCGCCGTCCTTCGGCAGGAGCGCGGAGACCGGCTTGGAGAACACGACGGCGGGGCGCGCGAGCGCTTCGGGGTCGGTGCACAGGAAGCAGAGCACGTCCGCGAGGCCGACCCGGCCGACGACGGCGCGCGCTGGTCCAGTCACCGCGACGCAGGATGGTGCGCCAGAGCGGGCCACCCTCCGGAGCGCGGCGGcaaggtcgccggcggcggcggAGAGCGGGAGCGACCTCACGGCCGGCTTGCCGATGCACAGGTCCGACACCTCATTGGCCAGGAAGCTCACTGCCATGCACTTGCGGGGCGGGCCCTGGGCGGTTTCGCGATCGAAACCTCCTTcgaagttttttttttttttgggtgGGAGTCGGGAGGAGGACGAGAAGGGGGAGAGGGGATTTTTGCTTCAACCGCGGCTTGTCGGGAGAGAGGGCGTTTATATAGGCTTTGCGGAAGGCACAAGGACAGGGGGTTGAGGtatgtcaatgacatgtggggtcgatAATTAGTGGGCCTCGGAAAGGTGAGAGCAGAGAGCTGGGTTGTTTTGAGGTGAGCTTGTGAAAACACCAGCCGCGGTTTTACGACGGCGTACGGTTTTGATGTCGGCTAAGCTCCGCTGATAGCTgagtcgagccgagctggctTCGGCTGATTGCTGACTTGTGGAACGGGACCGGCAGTTTCTGAAGCTTCTGTCAGTGGAGCAAACTGGAGAACGTTTCCTCCTCCGCTCTACTGGAAATAGGAGTAAAAGACAGCACAGTTAAGTGCTGCAAAATAAATTAGGCGATACTTAAATTCTTCTCTTATTGCATACTGTAATTACTGGTTTATACCCCGTGGCGGAGGGGTCAACAAAATCACTTGACAAAATCAAGCAAAACTGTAAAACACAAGTGTTACGAAGAATTTAGGTTTCATATCCATAGATACAAATTAAGAGAAGAAACTATATAAACAAAAGAAGCAAACGTGTCGTTAAGTTCCTACTGACTGAATCCAAGCCATATGTATTTCGTTGAATGTATATCTCCTTGAAGGGCTCGGGGCACCGGGAAGGGGACAGTGTCAAACGACCTCTCCCGTAGAGAGACAGGACTCCCTGGTTCACCAAACTCATCAATCGTCATGATGGGTCGCATTGTTGCGATGAGTGAGATCGGGCTTGCTAGACAGGCCAGCATCGCAGCGATGACGAGCAAGGTGAGGGCGTCGGGAAGAGGTTGGGCTTGGTGGTGGCGAGCGGCATCAGAGCGAACTGAATCGGGTGGCATCAAATAGCATAAGGTTGAACAAATAGATGTGAGGACTGGACCAAGAAGGAATGGAGGATGACATAATTCGGAAGGATTGGACCAATCTGACGAGAAAATCAAGTAGTCGTGTTaatgagctctaaattttacactataaaatataAAGATCGGACCAGATTAGTATCTAGCTCTATATCTATctgtttttgaactaaaattaattaagatCTCAAACAAATCGTAAATAAACATTTGGATCGTAATATATTACCACCTCTAGATCCAGCACAAGATTGGTTTAGTGCACCTAAAGCTTTACTTTATTCTATACTTAACTTTAAATGACGTTTTACAAAATTGAGGGTACCATGGCCCACTTTGCCCTccctagagatggccaaacgggccgcccggtccgttttgggcccggcccgcCAGACACGGTTAGAAAACCGGGCTGGGCCGTCTAAGCACGCGAGCTcaatttcctgtccgagcccggcccgcagcgTGCCTAAACGGGCAGCACGAAAAAAGCGAGCCGAAAAGCGGACTATGCGGGCCGGTAAgcatgttttagtgtaaaaacgggcttaacgggcttagaggtaaacggaccgtgccgggctagcccaccgtgcctagtttcctgtccgagTCTGCCCCGCTTATTCGTGACGGGCCGGCCCGGGCTCGCATAAAATCGGgtcgtgccgggctcggaccaaACTTAAACAACGGGCTTCGTGGCGGGCTCGCGGGCCTTgtgcttattggccatctatacccTCCCCCAATCCGCCTATGTTTATACCGGTGTGATTCTTTTATATCAACCACATTATTGGATCTAACTAATTCTAATGTGACATAAATATGTGGGCACCGCCAGCTAAGTGGAAACAATGTCTACCTAACTAGAATAATTAAAAACGGACTTTAAGTCTTGTCGTTTTTGCTCAGATGTTGCAAATGCTTTCTGGTTATATTATCATGCTTGTATCAAGCTTTGGGAAAGGAAGTTGCATACTATGGATCCAGTTTTCAAATATGATATGTACCCAAAttaaatttatgttgatggttaTGTACTTCTCTTCTTGCTATTAAGCAGCAGCCGCTATTGCTAATGCCTGGTAGGATGAGCTGCAACCGCAATTCACCCAGCCGAATATATCTTGCAATTCTTGCATTTTAAAAATAAATTATTTCAAAATTCTATATACATAATTTTTATTATacaccatgatatatatattatatataattTATAGTAACAACTATAATTTGCGTATTTTTACCATAGTACTTATTTAGTCGTTTAAATTATAGGGGTTTCTTGATTTTTAGATATATATGATATAGTTTTTCTATATACTAAACACATTATATATTTAAATATATAATGAAACTATAAATTTAGAGTAGTTAAAATGATTCAGTTTTGGCATGCTGGTCCACTTCGGCGGGCAGCAGCAAAGTAGTGGCAGGGATAACTTTTTGGACTTTCCTTTGACCGACACGTGCGCATCCATCCACAGACCACAGCGCAGCCGTTTGCACATGTGTTGCTTTAGCAGTCTGGCAGTGGGCCAATAGCACCGTCTTTCTCACAAAGAATTGTCAAAGGTAGATTTTATATTTATGTTTATGATATGCTACGTGaacaagaaagaaaataaaaatctTAGTTGAAATAGTCTCATGAATAGTTTCATTTATTTTGATTTCATAAATAACTTGCAAGAGACAATATATCTAGCTAGTGAGAGTGTAGGCATCTTCGTAAATATAATTTTATCCATTTCTTTATTGATTACTTGCTACATCATCCAAATCATCAACATGGCATATTATTTATTAACATAAAACTCATACGAAATTACCATATAACTTTAGTTTAGTCTTTTTTAATCTCCATCATTTATTCTAATTTGCGAATAATCTATAATGTTTTAGCGTCTGTAACTCTGTATAGCCGATTTAATGACTTTAGTCTCAGTTTTTCGTCGTCAAGTTTTAACCCGTCATCCCCTcgcaaaaaaaaaaacaaaaacgaGTGGCTAGGTAAAATGTACTTTAATTCGTGGCAGCAGCACTCGATATATCTAGAGCTTCTCGTGTCCAAAGGTTGTATGTTCAGGTAGGAGTAGCTCGAAATGACGAAAGTGAATGTGGATATGCAGCATGATCCATCAATATAATGCAAAAAAGTGAATTTTCCATAATTTATCAGATTCCACTCTATACCGCTAGTGTTCCAATAGTAGTATACATCGAATCGGAtcgggaaagaaaagaaaatgcaAATCACGCATGTGTTTCGAATGCAATAATATCGGGTTTTATGAAATAGGCCACGCGTGGACCACGTCTCCGAACTTGGTCATGTTTCGAGAAATTCCATACCCCATGCAGTTTTGACTGGTGATGTAGCATTGTAGCTCGAATTGGCTCCTTCAGAATATGTAATTTAAATTGATTTTTAAAAGATTGATCAAGTTTCTAAGAGAAAAACATTAACGCTTATGTCTTTAATTAGATCTCATATAAGAATATATTTTATAATTATTTAACGATAGTTCTCGGTGTCATAAATATTTATAATATAATCTCTTATAGATATTTAACAAAATTAGTTCGACTTTTTAAAGAATGTGAAATGTAGTtttaagggcatgtacagtggtgtttaatgtggagtctcttaaggtgtttaagggggttatttgcaaaaaaatcttagagtcgtctctccgtgaagagacgcatctggctcgtaaaccaagtagcaacagacgcctcacttcccactgtacgaatttgtcgtctgttctatcgatctgatgctatacaaatacatttaattctgtatttattaatagactacgtttatagacactccattgtacaatagagtctcttagttgtctcctgtgcttggagaaccgttttagtgtctctccactgtacatgcctAAGACGGGGAAAGTACATGGACGTGGTTTTCGTGTTGCTGTCACGAAAAAAACACGCATCCACCCGAAAATTAATTGTTGCACGCACACGCACGAAAATCTACTCGCGTACTTACACGAACCACATCATTACAGGACAAGAGAGACGGGAAACTAGGATCAATCCTAAACGTACACTTCATTACGGACAAAAACAGTGACGCGTGGGCTGATTTGTGCGTGAAAGCGAAAGAATGCGTTGCCAAAACCAGAGATTATAGACAGCTGTTAGCTCGCAAATCTATCGATGTAAAACCGGgagtatatatatatttaaaatTAGGCGGAGCGAGCCGTGATGACTGAAGTTATGTGTTTGACGTAGATGGCGATGGTTTTTCTCCCACTTTCGTGTATTGACAAGTCGTATATTTTAAGTCCGGATAAAATCGGCGCAACAGTCGCAAGTGGATTTCAATGCTTTTCTTCTTAAAACAACACATGCGCTTACGAATATATGCACGCGAGCACATGTTTAGCTAACTTCTTTCCATGCATGCACAATATTAAATTACAGAGTACCTGTACCATGCCACTTTGTACCCCCAGCTTGTCTTAATCCTTTATGTTTACATTTATATGCATACCCTCTTCCACACGAAAGTATAATCACCTTGATCTTCAAGTCACCTACAGCTGGACCTCACGTGTAAGTGTAATCACCTCCCCTTGTCATTCGGTCATTCCCCGTCCTCTCGCACGCACGGAATGGATACTTGTATTTTTAGGATAGTAAATAAATAGATAAAAATGTACTTTAAATAGCACGTGAACGTGAACAATTCGACGCGGCCATTCTTTTACGCTTTATTATTTGGCACGGTCTGTGTGGAAATAGCGGCCGGGACAGCGATTTCTGGGACTTTCCTGGAACGAGCGCAAGTAAAAAAAAAGCGGTGAAACGGACGGGGCACAGAAAAGCGAGACGGGAACGCACAGACGTTACTGCGAAAAAGTCCGCCTCCGCCGCCGGTCTCGTGCGCCGGCCGAACCAGAACCAGAGAAGCACGCCGAGGCTTAGCCGAGGAGccgagccggagccggagccggGGCCGGGGCAGCGACCGGCTGCGCAGACGGCCGCGGCCCCCACCACGTGGTGGCACTCGAGGTGTTGTCTGTGGTCTGGCTGTACGCGTGGGCCCGCACTCGACGTTCGTTCGGAGGCCGGATCTTCTGCGGCGGCCGATTGGATTCGCCACCGGCGTGCAGGGTAGCCGGCCACCCACACTTAATAACGACGAGTAAATGCATGTTTGGCTCGGATATGTGGGCAAATCCCAGCTTTTTCGTCTATGATGTCTGTGGTGTGGCGAGCCGTATCATTGCAGGTACCACTAGCTTTAGTTGGTCATGTtgaccggggggggggggggggggggcgcagaGCGTAATAAATCACGGCGACCAGACGACCTAGCTTACTTGTTTAGATTTGTGGAGGAATAATGATTTGGGAGGAATCATTTACCTACGTCATCGCGTGCGCAATGAGCGGGAGATCACGGCCATAATACGTACGTACTTCGTTAACGACGGCGCACGTAGAGTACTGCCTGTGCAGTACCTTTCGGTACCTTTTGGTTGTGTGCCGCGCGCTCTCGGCGCAGGCGCGCAGCAGTGAAAAGACAGCTAGCTTAGCTGGCCAGCACAGTAGCCATGTGACGACGATCATACGTACGGTATGTACGTGGCGCCCGCGTGCGTGATCAGATGGGTTATGCCAGCATCAAAAATCAATTAAAGACAGCGGCGGCGAGGGGGAGGCCGCGACGACGTCCGTTCCGCACCCGCGTCCGCATGCTGCATGCATGCACGTTGATGGCGGTTTTGGACGGGCGCGACAGGACAGGACAGGAGAGCAGGTGCAGGTTACAGCCGGCCGCGCGTCGCTGTCCGCCAGGCCGTCGCGGGTTGGCATGTCCTGATCCTGACGGCAGAATGGTTGGCTTCGATACGATTATATTACGGGCTGGGTCGGCCCGCTCCACGCCTCCACCTCAGGTGAAGAGCTCGGGTACGTACATGTTGGGCGGTGCGTGAATCGACGAAACACTGGGGGAGATTCCTCGTCTTTGTTGGGTTTTACCGTACGTCGATCCATGGGTACGTACTACTAGTTAGCCCCTTCTGATAATGCTAGATTGCTAGTGATGAAGAGCATATCATGCCCAAGCGCTTATTGTATACTCCTATTGGCTACCAGCCTAACCATATACGGCAAATAAATAGGCATCGTCGTCAACCCTCCGCAGTCGGGAGTCCGTACCAACCATCGACCGACCTTTAGTTCCGGCTAAACCGTCCAATTGCATGCCAGCCTTTCAGTTGGATTGCAGGTGACTCAGCGCCAGGTAATGGAATGGAATGGATACGTACTGCTGCCGAGCACGAATTAAGGGCCCCCTTCAGCTTTATTGAGACCGGCCGttccttttttttaaaaaaaaaacagcTTTACGAGCAGCCTTATATTTTGGGGGCGAAGCTTGACTGTTTTGAAAAATGGTACAGTTTTTCATAAAACGGTTCCACCTGCTGTTTCGTATATATTATAGCTAAACACAAAAAGTTACTTTTTCAGCTTTATCTTTACCCATTGCTTTATGATATCATTAAAAAGCGTCACTCATTTAACCTATATCTTTAAAAACAAATATTTgacaaaagagagagagagagagaaaacagtTTATAAAGTCTGGAGGGAGATGATGGAGCTCTGACAGACCCAGAGATGTGATCCACCGCTTCGATTCGGTAACAAAGCACTGCGCCGTTTAAGGTTTgcggcacggcggcggcggggTCCGGCCGGCTCACGTGACGTGGTGGTGCGGtgtcccggcggcggcggcggcctcccCAAGCGCTGGCATGCATGGCACCGCCGTGCCGCTCTCCCGTGAGACTGAGACGTGAGTGGCGTACAGCAGCCGCTGGTTCCTTCACATGTGTAGTGTGCGACCGAGAGCGCGACAACACGACGCAGCATTGCCCAGTACCGTACTCCTTCCTGCTCGTACGAGAGAGACGGGCGTCACGTACGTACATGCGGGTGTACGGTATCGCAAGGGGCTCAGGGCAGCGTCCGCTTTACGCCTTCGCCGTAGCGACGCTTGACGCGCCGATCCAGTGAATGACGAGTACACGTGGCAGGTACATTTATGTTCGGTTGCCGTCGTGCGTGTGGGCGTGAGACGCGGGCGCGTGGCACTCTCGTGGGTGGCAGGCAGGCACAGGCAGGAGCAGGATGATGGGCCGGCGCAGGCGCGCAGCGGGTTGGATTGGATGGACCACGGAGACCAGTAATCACTGCGTTTGCATGCGCGCCCAGGCACGCATGTTGCATGTCTCAACTCTCACCGACTCCAGACTCCACCGATTGACTCGACAAATTGTCTCCACCGCGCGGTTAACAGCACAGTATATACTACTGTGATAGCGGCTACTAACTAGCGCCTAGCGGTGAGGTTCGTCGCGACATGGCTGTCCCGTTGTTTTGTTTGGTTTGGCTGCCCGGCCCCTATAGACTACTGATTAATTTTTTAAAGAATCTATTTTATGTATGACATATCTATGGTGTTCGAATAATGTTTTTGTACCCCTCACACAGGCCCGCGCGCTACCGATGACAGTAGACCTATATAATCCGGCGACAGAGTTTGTTACATGTATGTACTGTGTCGTCCGTGAACGTCCGCAGGAATGGATCCAAAGGCTGCGCACCCGTGTGCACTGTACATCAGTACACGCCTCCCAATGAAAGTTGGGCCACACGTGCAACCCAACAAGCATGTTAACAAAAGGATCGTGTTCTGTCGGTCTCCATTGTAGCTAGTTTCCCACAAGGACCGTGTCGACTGGGAGATCGTTGACAGCATATTATAGCATTAGTGGTGATTTTGTTGATTTGCCCGTGATGTGTATATGGATATGTGCTCTAGTATTCAATTTGCGTGCACCTTTCATGATACGGACTGAGTGAAAGAGACCGTCACTGGCTACAGCTGAGAAAATGGGCGCTGCGTGCCGAAGTGCCAGACTTCCAGCTCCATCCAGGAGTAACAGACAATGGGCCGGAGTATTTAACTCGTTGTTGATTAGCTAAAACAACAGGAAGATATGTTGGTTGGAGTACAAAGATAACTGCATGCAACGGGttcattcacatcacatcaagtccAGCAAACAGGGGCCCGTTTCTTTTTCACGACTGTCACTTGTAAAGGTGAATCGGAGGAGGGTGCACGGATGTTTTGAAGGTGCATGGTAATaattgtgtgtgtgtatatatatatatatatatatatatatggtgaaAATCTGATATAAATCATTGGTTTTGTAAATTTGTCATATGCACCATCTACTTTGTACTACGTCCCTTCTAGTCACTAGGCCTTTCGTCCGCAGGCGATAGGACGGTGAGGCCCACTGCCGGCCCAGGCTTCACGTGGTGGTCTCCCTCCCGGGGGCTCCCGAAACGTTGGCAGCGCCGCGCGCGCTGGTGTGAAGCGGTGTGGTGTCGGTGAGCGACAGCTCACGGCTGCTCCCTGCTGTGCTGCGCACAGGCACAGCCACATGGAGCCGGGCGGGAGACAGGCAAGAAGCGACGGCAGGCACGCACAGCACAGTAACTACGAGACAGACACGACGACACGAGAGGGAGGTCGGTGCTATAGCTATCACGCGCTGTACCTGTACCTGTACTGTACAGTACGTGCAGTACCCCTCTCCTAGTACCTTGTCACCTGCCCGCGCCGATCGATCTTCATTGCTCGTTATTAGTACAGTCGTAAGCCTAGCACGCTGGAAGCATGATCGACAGTTCGACATCGATTAGACAAAATAGAGGACGGTCAGAACAATGATGTATGTACTCCTACGTTACCGGATCTACAATCTGTGTCGCACACCATGTTTCGAACCCTCCCTCCAGGTCCAGCAGTACTGCTACATACCGTGGCAGCCGCCCAGCAGTGCAGTGACCACGCGGTGGCCTGCGTACTGCCCGAAAAGGACAGAGACAGTACAATCAGATGCACGGGTCAATTGGACAAGGTCTCTCTGTCTCTATCTCGCCTCCCACGCACCTCGTGGATCTGTACTAGTTTTTACCTTCACCAGCGTTACCGTCTGGATCATCCCCTCTCCTGTCGCCCGAAGAATCGACGCGCGCCAGAGCAGACAGCGCCCGCCGTCGCGCCCATGCCCAGCCCATGCACAAGAAGAGACACAACTGACGCGCGGTGGCGGGCTGCGACAACGGCCCCACACCGCCCCGGACGCCCAAGGCCGATTCCACGAGTTTGGGCTTCACGCGCAACAAGGCTTTAGCGGCCGGATCGGACTGCCCGAAGGGGTGCACGAGCGCATGGTCGGCGACACgtatttttttttctattttttttgtCAAGGCGCTTCTTGTTAAGGCTATTCGAAATTCGTCACAAACTTTTCAACGTTACCACATCATCGAAACATCAAAAGTACTACGGTGCTATTTGGTTCGTCAACGGTAACACGGATGGAAACAAATTAGAGCCGTGCACGTACGATAAGTAATGCGATTTTGAACTAATCTCGTTTCTATTAACGACACCATTGAGGCAACCAAACATCACCTATAAAACTACTAGGAATAAAACAATATCGCACTATTTTACATGCTAGCGTACCAACTAAAATGGCCAATATAAATTAATAAAATATATGAATACGAAACAAATCGTTCTCAATGGAGGGTTTACACGTTTTTCGAGACCTTAGACACGAGTTGACATGGTTTCATTCTCGTAAAACAAAACCAATCTCCCATGAAACTCATTCTTCTTAAATGCTACGTTATGTCATCTACAAATTATAATGTGCCAAACTATTACATGTGCATGAAGCTACTACCATTGAGGATAGCCTCAGGGCCTGCTTGGAAGCAAAGTTTCTTAAAGCCATGGTTTTACAACACTACGCTTTACAATTGTTATAATAATACTGTAGTTTTTAGCCAGCTCCAAAAAATACCGTAGCTTTACAATGCTATTTGGATACAACAATTTGAACCATCAAAAGTACTACGGTGCTATTTGGTTCGTCAACGGTAACACGGATGATGGAAACAAATTAGAGTCGTGCACGTACGATAAGTCATGCGATTTTGAACTAATCTCGTTTCTATTAACGGCACCATTGAGGCAACCAAACATCACCAATAAAACTAAGGATAAAACAATCTCTCTCGACGCAAAGTTGCTCTGCACTATTTTATATGCTAGCATACCAACTAAATGACCAATATAAATTAGTGAAATAAATGAATAcgaaacaaatcatatctcaatgAAGGTCTCACACGCTTTTCGAGACCTTAGAAACGAGTTGATATGGTTTCATTCCCGTCAAACGAAACCCACCCCTATGAAACTCATTTTTCTTAAATGCTATGTCATGTCATTTAAATATTCTGATGTGGCACACTATTAAATATAAATTAAACTACTACCATTGAGGATAGCCTTGGGGCCTGTTTGCAAGCAAAAATTTTAAAGCTATGGTTTTACAACAATGTGCTTTGCAATTGTCATAACAATACTATAGTTTTGGCCAGCTCTAAAAAAGTACCGTAGTTTTACAATGCTATTTGGATGCAACATTTTGAACTATGTTATTTAGACAAAAGCTAGCCATGCCAT
It contains:
- the LOC100280253 gene encoding CBS domain-containing protein CBSX5 — protein: MAVSFLANEVSDLCIGKPAVRSLPLSAAAGDLAAALRRVARSGAPSCVAVTGPARAVVGRVGLADVLCFLCTDPEALARPAVVFSKPVSALLPKDGAGEVRRVDPRSSILEALDAVLSGAQVLAVPLRAGWRKKQLGGGGGSAAAGDFCWLTQEDLVRYFLNSIGLFYHVAARSVSSLGLVRTDFLSVRPGEAALSAVPLIRRAVATETAVAVVTEDGHLLGEISPALLAACDETAAAAIATLSAADLMAYVDYFGSPPEHISRAIKAGLKDKGLDAMLALVEDETLSSFSSASSSSDEEAGRTQLRRPSSGSYGRRSAEEPVVCSPASSLVAVMVQALAHRVSYVWVLDEDSDCRLAGIVTFADVLRVFREQLL